One region of Eretmochelys imbricata isolate rEreImb1 chromosome 2, rEreImb1.hap1, whole genome shotgun sequence genomic DNA includes:
- the TMEM158 gene encoding transmembrane protein 158: MLLPPLLPALLAACLPPCQGWSPAAAGGGQEEPELLLPPINSSSRSLASLERDLRGMGGQAEAGSPSREPPPAAAAAGPQPPQPPEEAPCNISVQRQMLSSLLVRWSRPLGIPCDLLLFSTNGHGRAFFSAAFHRVGPPLLIEHLGLAAGGAQQDLRLCVGCSWVRGRRVGRLRAAAAAAAAASSSLSEPGQYWLQGEPLNFCCLDFSLEELKGEPGWRLNRKPIESTLVACFMTLVIIVWSVAALIWPVPIIAGFLPNGMEQRRSTAVAASATAAGK; this comes from the coding sequence ATGCTGCTGCCGCCGCTCCTGCCGGCGCTGCTGGCCgcctgcctgcccccctgccagggctggagccccgCCGCGGCcggcggggggcaggaggagccCGAGCTCTTGCTGCCCCCCATCAACTCCTCCTCGCGCTCCCTGGCCAGCCTGGAGCGCGACCTGCGCGGGATGGGCGGGCAGGCTGAGGCGGGCAGCCCCAGCCGGGAGCCGCctcctgccgccgccgccgccggcccgCAGCCGCCCCAGCCCCCCGAGGAGGCGCCCTGCAACATCAGCGTGCAGCGGCAGATGCTGAGCTCGCTGCTGGTGCGCTGGAGCCGCCCGCTCGGCATCCCGTGCGACCTGCTGCTCTTCTCCACCAACGGCCACGGGCGGGCCTTCTTCTCCGCCGCCTTCCACCGCGTGGGGCCGCCGCTGCTCATCGAGCACCTGGGGCTGGCGGCGGGGGGAGCCCAGCAGGACCTGCGCCTCTGCGTGGGCTGCAGCTGGGTGCGGGGGCGCAGGGTCGGGCGGCTCCGGGcagcggccgccgccgccgccgccgcctcctcctcgcTGTCCGAGCCCGGCCAGTACTGGCTGCAGGGGGAGCCGCTGAATTTCTGCTGCCTGGATTTCAGCCTGGAGGAGCTGAAGGGGGAGCCGGGCTGGCGGCTGAACCGCAAGCCCATCGAGTCCACCCTGGTGGCTTGTTTCATGACTCTCGTCATCATCGTGTGGAGCGTGGCCGCCCTCATCTGGCCGGTGCCCATCATCGCCGGCTTCCTGCCCAACGGCATGGAGCAGCGGAGAAGCACCGCGGTGGCTGCGAGCGCCACCGCCGCTGGCAAATAA